In Hemicordylus capensis ecotype Gifberg chromosome 12, rHemCap1.1.pri, whole genome shotgun sequence, the genomic stretch CCTCGGAGATGGGGTGCCCAAAGACCATCTAGTCTAactttgggtccccggatgttgttgggaCGACAATTCCCacagaccactgtggctgggggtggtggggggttgtagcccaacaacatcttgggacccaagcagtgttccctgaagCAAGGATTTCCAAATGCTGTtcactacaatgcccatcatccccctgCCAGGAGCACCCTCGAGCATGTGAGAAGCGCCTTCTCTCCAGCACAGAGCTGGGACGGTGGCGGAACTTCTAAGAGGGCTGCTGCACCGACCGCCATCTGGCAGGATGCTACCCATTGGCTTCTTGGCCCACCTCTGATCTTCAAGTCACTCCTGATGCAGgctcctcccactcccccccacacTCCTTGTCTCTGTGCTTgtcacggtggggggggggacacaacacTCCCAGCATGCACTGCCAACTCCACCCACCATCATCCCATGCAACTGCACTGCATCCCAGGACCCCGGCACCCTGGGCAATGGGGATCCAGCTTATGGCTAAAGCCGGGCTGCtcgactttggccctcctgcagatgttggcctacaactcccataatccctggctattggccactgtggccagggattatgggagttgtagtccaaaaacagcaggggggggctaagttgagcaggctgggGTTAGAAGAAAATGGGCATGACACGCCCGCCCCCAGCTCTGAAGAACACTCCACAGCAACTGTTAAGGTAGTAGTAAGGAAACACCTTTAGCAAGACATGACTGTATTTCCCCCCAGGAATTCTCAGACACGAGTCCCTAGAtgtttgctggactacaactcccatcatcctcagccacagtggcctgcaTCTGGGAGTGCCGGGAGTTGGAgtcagtgttccatctaacagcgattcagtggactacaactcccagcatccccagctgcaatgacctttagagggaacactggttggagtccaacatcatctagggTCCCGGGTCCGAGAACCCCGGCCATAACCTCAgctaaaccgcccggagccatttttgaaagggcggtgtATAAGTTGAAGGAATAGATCAGTAAAATACaaagagcaaagagacactttttaacgGGTGGCTTGGACTGTAAACCGCAAGCGACCGGCTCGATGGCAGCAGGCTCCTGAATTGCCCCCCAGGGCAATTGCACTCGGGGCAATTCACAGCATGAAAATCCCCAGCAAAGGCGGAATCTCTCCCCTCGCTTTTCCGTGTGGACATGCACGTGCCTCTtctttccctggcacacccacaTCTCTTGCCCCGGCATCTCTGTGGCCTGCTCTTTGGCGTGGACGTGTGTGAGTGCCTGGGAGAGGGCCCCAGTTCccagggaggaagggggagggggggtcaggAGTCACTCCACTCCATGCAGCCTGGCTAACCGGATCCCAAAGGCCCAGCTCCCTCTGGCTCATGCGAGTGAAGCCTGTGGTGAAGATGAGTCCCTCGCGTGTGAAGACGGCCCGCATGGGCCTCATCCCTTCGTGGGGTGCAAACCTTTCCTGGGAGAGCACGGGAAAGAAAGAGTTAAGTGTGTCCAGAgaatggggggggaggaggaggggggctgtTCTTCATTGTGACTTGGACACGAGGAAGAGTGAGTTTACACAATCCGGTATTTGCAGAGGGAAAACCCATAATGAGATGAAAACACTTTCTCCTGCGGTTGCTTCTCCTTAGAGGTGTGCCCCCCAGTGGTGAAACAGAGGTACAACCTCCGGTACGACGCCACTAGCGTTTTCCGACACAATTCATTCCTGCACGCCCAAACCTGGCACCTTTCTGGGCATGCAGCCAGCTGTACAGGCACAGGGTTCTGTAGGGTTGCCTCCTTCCGGATGCTGGTCTTGGATTGTAAACGAAACTCTACAGGCACGTGCCCGAGCAACGCGGCTGCAAGCGTCACACAGGGTGGGTCTCCGGCTCACCACATGGGGGTGACACTTAAAGGGCTAGGAAGAGACATTCCCCAGTGAGCATTCAGAGGGCAAGCTCGGGCCAACCGCCAGAACGAAGCCGAACCCAGAATGCAAATGAAATGGGAGTTTAAATTTAAAAGGAGAAAAGGGAATCTGAAATCCCTTCTGCTCTGAAGGGGTACAGGCTTCGGACGATCTCGTGCAGCGAGGTTTTCCTGCGTAGGAAGAAAGCAGGCTCCTCTTTCTCCCATGCTGCTGTCATgtcttttagaaagagtgtaaaatcttggtgttttgcccaggcatttatttgattctctgctgctgctctttctacTCTGCATGGCtcttatgcttttgttttaaatctttaatcagatttgtttcatatttttcacttaatattttaattgcgtCTTTTTTTACCACCTCatgtttaaattttgctgtaaaacGCCTTGGGattgtcttaatgaaaggcggtatagagatttaacaataaagagaataaatcaaataaatgtcaCAACGGTTTCTTGTCGGCGAGTGTCTTTTTTTAGACCGAGTTTGCAAAGACTGCTCTAGGCAGCCATCAAGATTTCATCCTTAAAGaaataatcaatcagtcaatcaaaggGTGGTGGCTTTAGGACTCCTCGGTGGGTTCTGGCTTTCAGGCACACATCTGATCCCCACCATCACCCGCCGCCTCCTCTATTCCCCTGCAGATACCGAGGTATGGACACTCGCCCATCAACACCCCCCCATGCTGCCCCCCCGAGCCCTCCCCACCCAGCACACACCAGGCGCCAGCCCCCCGCCCCGAGCCGTACCAGGTCCCACAGCGCCAGCTGCCGCTCGCTCATCTTGCTAAACCCAGTGGTGAAGACCTTGCCGTCAGCCATAAAGATAGCCCGGACTGGGCGGGCACCCTCGTGCGGCTTGACCTTCTCCTGGCGGCAGCGGCCAACGGTTAGCGGGTTAGGACCGAAcagagacaaacacacacacacaggccgcAGTTAGTCCGGGTCAGTTGGAGAGCACCGCGCCAAAGctctggggagggaaggagacggCCGGCGGGGGCGCGGGGGAAGAGAGGCACCCAGCAGAGGATTCAACCCCAACCTACAGGCCATGCACATTCAGAGTGTCCCGAATGGAGGGGTCAGGTCCACATGCAAATCCCTAGAGGCACATGAACATATGGGGACGTATCCAGTCAAAGAAACGGAGCATCCTTAGGGGTGAGGAAGCAGACCCatagccgggggtgggggagttgctAGGGCAGGCCTGCCCCCCAGCTAATTGTTTCTCTGCCCCCACCAGCAGTTTTTACAAACAGatattttttaaagctgctatatttatttatttatatgcctgtaaactgctttgggaacttctcgttgaaaagtggtatataaatatttgtcatatactGTAATGTAATAGAGAGCAACTAAGGTGGtaaaactgcacacacacacaaaccccaaagaacaaaaaacaaaaaaaacgaCCCACAAACTTTTAGGCTGGCTTCGGGGCTGGGGAGTTTTGTGTCTATGCAGCAGACACTGTTTGCCCTGCAGGGAGTCtcaggcggtggggctcaaaaCCCCACCAAACTCaaggtgcataggaagctgccgtatactgagtcagacccttggtccacctagctcaggactgtctacaccagggattctcaaacttgggtcctcaggtgttattggacttcaactcccataatccccagcctcagtggcctttgcttgaggattatgggagttgaagtccaataacacctgaggacccaagtttgagaatcactggtctacactgactggcagcagcttctctaggggttcagacaggagtctttctcagccctacttggagatgctgccagggggtggaacctaggaagctgccctctactgagtcagacccttggtctatttagctcagtattgtctactcagactggcagcggcttctccagggttgcagggtGAACCTAAGACCTTCGgcacgcaaagcagatgagcggcagccccatcccctggggggaatatctgacagcgctcacatgcagtctcccatccgaATCCAAAGcaaggcaaatcctgcttagcaaagggtggGTCCATCCACGCGAGCTACCGCAGGGCCGGCTCTCCGCCCAACCACCTCTTGGGGTAGAAAAGGCCCTCAGAGCCCACCGGAAAAGAAGCTAGGCCTGGCGTTTCAGGAGCCGGAAATGACAGGTGGGGTGCAGGTGCCTGTCCACacgtgcaggggtgtgtgtgtgtgtgcccagcacatgcacagcagctacTCACTGCCACAACCAGGCGCTGCCGGGGGTCGATGATGCGCAGGTGCTTGTCCTTGCAGGTGGTGACGAAGAGGCTCCCGTTGTGGTTCCAGCAGACGTTGTAGATGAGGTCGGTGTGCAGGTCGTCCAGGGTCAGCAGGGCCTCCCCGGTGCCCACGTTCCAGAGGATGATCATGTTGTCGCCCCCTGGAGGAGGGAAGCCAGACTTGGGAAGGGTCAAAGGCACTGGGGGCAGCCCATCGGCCCAGGAGACAGCCACCCCGCAGCAGGGCATCCAGGGGGCCGGGCTCCCCTCTGACATGCCCGACGAGAGAAGAGGCTGGTCAACATGACCAGAAAGAGGGCAGGCGGTGTGTGTCCCAACCAGGCGCGGGAGCTGGGCGCACTCCCGCCTTCTGCTGGTCTGCGAGGCCACAGCAAAAAGTGGGAAGGGGAGGAAGTGACCGGCGTGAGGCTCTGTCGGGTAGGAGGAGGTTCCCTCCTTCCTCCTAAAGGGCGTCCTCCCACCCAGCAGACCCTCGCAAACAATCACTTCCCTGGCCTCCCACCTTCCTTTTTATTCACACACGAGCAGGAAACGGGAGGACACACAGCTTCCGAACTGCAGTAGGCTGAGTCTCCTACCCTCtcaataggaacatagaaacataggaaactgccatatacagagtccgactcttggtccatcaagctcaggattgtcaacccagactggcagcggcttctccaaggttgcaggctggagtctctctcccagccctatctcgttggagatgctgccagggagggaaaccaggaaccttctgctcttccaggagcggcttcattcccctaagggaaagatcttacagtgttcacacatcaactCAATGACTGTGAGGACAGcccgttcccaaagcggtttacaaagatagagagagagagagagagagagagagagagagagagatataaaatggccccctgtccccaaagggctcacaatctaaaaaagaaacatgatgatgatgatgatgatttttacattttctatcccgctcttcctccaaggagcccggagcggtgttctacatacttgagtttctcctcacagcaatcctgtgaagtaggctaggctgagagagaagtgactggcccagagtcacccagcaagtctcatggctgagtgtggagatttgaactcgggtctccctggtcctagtccaacactctgaccactacaccacgctggctctcgaaAGACTGCCCCCtgttccagcaacagccactggagggatgctgtgctggggatggagagggccagttgctctccccttactcaaaaaaagagaatcaccaggttcaaaaggtgcctcttttgtaaTGTTAGCAGGGGGTAAGAGTGTTTGAGCCAGGGGCAGGGTTTAGCAGGCTCTACtcctttcccagactatgggaaacaccgatatcaggcagaagtgatatcggaaggtgctggaaggcatcctctcatactgcgcgggaggaggccatggtcaacccctcctggattctgcccaagacagccacagggctctgtcgtcgccaggagtcgacaccgattcgacagcaCTTTACCTTTCCCCCTTTGGTCCTGGGGGGGCGGGTATGAACCTGAGGAGGGGGTCTTACCTGCACTGAGGAGGATGTTTCGCGCCGTGGGGTGCCAGGTGAGGATGCCCACACGCTTGGAATGGCCTTCCAGAGTCACAACCGGCTCCGTCAAGTTGCGCATCGGGACGTAATCTGGGATCTGCcacacctgggggtgggggagatagagATGGCATTACTTACAGGGCAGAGGCAAACAAGACACAAATCGGTGTATCAGAACTCCAAGGCgggttcctttcccccctttcatttTAGAACaatgtttttttgtggggggaggagacacataggaacacaggaagctgccatatcctgagtcagacccttgctctatctagctcagcattgtcttcacagactggcagtggcttctccaaggtggcaggcaggaatctctctcagcctgatcttgcagatgctgccggGGAGCGAACTCTGGAACctaactgctcttcccagaacggccccatcatcacctaaggggaatctcttccagtgcatgtagtctcccattcaagttcaaaccagggcagactctacttagcaaaggggacaattcatgcctgcttccaaaagaccagccctcctccgcCAGGAGCAAGAGGGAGAGGAAGCCTGACCCTTTCTGTGCCTAAATGACCGATCATGTCATTGGATGATCTGGGCTGCGCCCCACACGTATAAGATGATCTGGAAGGGGCCCCTGTTGCCAATGAGCCACTGGACTGAGTCTAGAGGGAAGAGACAAcccaggaagaagagaggaagagaCAAAGGAAGAGACAACCCAGGGGAGCTCTCCCCTGCTGACTCCCCGCTTCCAGCAACGGCACAGAAGCAACTATTCTTAGGCGCTGAGTCTTTGCACCAAGCTATTCTTAGCCCAAACCGCTGCATCATGGCGCCGGGAGGCAGGCTGCCAGCCGGCCTCGCTATAAACAGAGCGGCCACCTTTTCCAGTGATTTAAAGGGGAACCTTGCCACCGAGGCCCCCAGGGGAGAGGGGAGTCTGGAACAGTGGCCCCACGTTCTACGGGGtcgtagaggtaaagtgtgccgtcgactcctggcacccacagagtcctgtgggtgtcttgggtagaatccaggaggggttgaccatggccctctcccgcgcagtttgagaggatgcctttcagccctCAGTACACCTTAGCTGATTGAGCGGGACCAGTATTCCATTCAGTAAATAAATGCATGAACCAAGCCAGGGGTCCTCAACCATGAGCCAGAGGGACCTCGGGAGTGTAATGCCCATCTTCCTCTGCCTTctcttgagtcagaccattggcccatgaagctcagtgctgtccgctctgactggcagcgtctctctcCGGAATTTCCGGACGGGGTCTGACACTCGCCTATCTCCGATCCGTTCCATCCCTTCCTCTCAAAACAGAAACCTGCCCAATCCTGACCCTCTCAAGACCTCCCCTGTGATTTGGATCCAGCCCCTACCATGACGGTCGTGTCCTCTGAGGCGCTGGCAAGGACGTTGTCATTGTGCGGGCACCAGTCAATGTCCAGGACGGGGGCCGTATGCCCAGTCACCAAGGGAAAGTTCTTGTCCACACGCCCTGTCTGTAAACAGAAACACAGAGATCATTCCTGGTCATGAGAGTCTTCCTTGCCTCCGcaactgcagcaggggatgatgggtgtggTCGTCCAACACCTGGGGGGCCTCAGCCTGGCCACCCCTCCTGAGGCACTCCCACTGCTGAGCAGGTGGGAGTCAGGGACACAGCTAGGATTAAGCACATACCTCTCGAGCAGTGGATCCccacctgggggcccccagatgctgctgaactacaactcccatcagccccagctacaactgattgtggctggggaaaatGGAAgtcatagttcagcaacagctggaggcaaccaggttgggagccactgctCGGGAGGACCTCAGACCACAGGACCACCCGCAGTTATACACCTGGCACCCAGACATATGGTTAGCGAGCACCTTCAGCGGGTCTCGCTTACAAGTTTTCAGATGCCATTTCCGCTTCTGAGGAGGGCCAGGGTTCTCTGGAACGCAGAGTTCGGTTAGAGCAAGCCGCTGATGCAATGAGCTCCCGGCCTGTGGACGCACCACAATCATTTCCAAGTTTCCAGAGACCTTTTTGGTGGTGACCCCGCAGAACCTGCCTCCACTGGAAGCTCCTCTGGCTGCTATCCTCCTTATCTCCAAGACTGGGTGATCTTTTGCTATGCTTAGAAACTCAGGAAGCTGTGCCTTGAAGCCAGTCACACCGTCCATCCACCGAGcttagttttgtctacactgactggtagcgactctccaaggtttcagggaggagtctctcaaTCTACAACTGTCTTTCCTCTGTTCTGCAAGGGCTTCATCAGCCGCCAGAGAGCCCTGCTGGTTCCCGGGACCTGGCCGGACGACCTTGAGCGCtcctcaccccgccccccccttCCCATGTGCTTCATGTGTTGCTCTTCTGAAAACAGCCCAGTGGAAACCTGAGCCATGGAAAAAGTTACCCCACTCCGACTTCTTCCTGTCACTTTCATTGTTCCCAAGATGAGTCACTCTTTATTGTGAGCGGAGTTGGCCCAACCAACTGCTCCAGTCCGTCTCTCTGCTGTAGCCCGTCCAGCAGTGGGTGGcttggcatgggggtggggcggggattTGGGCACAGGCGAGATTTTGGGGGCTTGGCGATAGCCAAGCAGGGATCAGAAGGatggaaaatggcagctgggatGGAGCCAACTGCCCTTTTCACGTCCctcgccaaccatggttttaccaaccatGGTTTTAAGTATCCACGGATGGGAAATTGTGTCCCGTCTTTCCAACCACCACCCAAGTACCCACGGTTGGTGAGGCATTTTAATTACTTGGGGGACATTTTAGTGATTCTGGGGAACACTGCTCTGCGTGTGGCAAAAGCTCACTTTAAGTCCTTCTGTATTCCAATTTAGACATCCTATGTTAAGAAAGACGCCGGGGAAGCAGAAAGGATGGGTAACAGAACTGCCTGGGCAATGGAGGATTTGGATTAAAAGGCCAACTGCATGAAAAATGACTCAGCGCAAATCTAAGCGATGAACGGAGATCTTGAAATGTTATGGTTGCTGGGAATCCTGGAACTTGCAGCTGAGCACGATCTGCTGGAAGGCCCAAACGTTGGTCCATTGAGtccagagctgcctgttctgacagacagcagcagatctccaaagtttcaggaagagaaaggaagttcCCTCGTCCTGCTACCAGAGGTCGTTTTAGGTGGAAGTGCCAGGGCTTGATCCCGGGGCCCCAGGGGTTGATGCTGGGGCCTTCACCAAGCGGTAGCCCTTTGCTGTTGTGTAGAGACCCATTAATCATCTGGGGAGGGTTCgccaaagccactgcagctggcgaTGACCGGGCTTCCAAGTTCAGCAATAGATGGGAAGCTCAGGTTGGGAAACTCTGCTCTACAGGAAAGATGAttaaaggaaggagggggagaaaacagAACAGGCTGATGGTTTTGAGCTATTTAAAGAGACGCCAGAAAGGACAGGAGGAGTCATTGCTTGCACTGACCCTCAAGGAAGGGAACAATCGTCCTAGATTCCCACTTCAGGCTGGTGAGGTTTAAAGGGACAGACAGAAGTGCAGGAATCCCCCAGCGGGGCGGAGACACCTGCATTTCTGACCCCCGTTAGGTGTGCACTAAAAAACCAAGCCAACTCTGAGAAGCACAAaaccaaggattatgggagttgtcgtagggccaaagttgagcaggcttgctttAAAGCCTTCAGACTTCTCTAGAAATAATGCAATATGGAGACCTTGCATCGTATATACGATACATTGCATTGTACACAATGACATagatctctcccccacaccccttgCTTTCCCCATGCAGAAGTCAGCCCCATAACCCCAGGGAGCAGATTTCCCcaggcctggggcagcccagcatGGGAGCAGGCCGACTCGTTGCCATGGTGAAGGCCGGCCTGTCCCTCGCACAAAGGCCTCGCTGAGGATGGAACAGCCCCAGGAAAGGGGAAAGCAGCAGATGGCCACCCTACGCAAGACCCCCACAGAGGCAGCTGGGATCCCCCCCCCTGCTGTGCCCGGAtatggtgtgtggggagagtttTCGAACCGTCCGAGAAGATTCAGGGGCATGGTTGCCTGTTAATACTGGCAGTAATTCTCTCAAACAATGGCTCGGGCAACCGTATCGGCTTCAGGGGAGATCCACACATGGAGCAGTTTAATCACGATGCTAGGAGAGAGAAGGTGGACAGGTGCGGCTTGTCCCAAACGCTGTGAAGGGAGAAGCAGGGACTCTGCAACTTCACGGCGCCCCACTTAGCGTGATGCTGGCAGGGTGTACACGTGTGCAAAGCGTATGGGCCGGCAGCCTAGTCCTCATTGAGGGCGATCAAGCACTGTTGGGGCTGTCCCACAAGCAGGGGCTCACGTGTTTGAATCAGAACAACCCCTTCCACATGAAAAGTGAGGCCTGTCAGGGTGGAGGGGCTTTGGAATAGCTTTCCCCAGACACTTTTGCCTGCAAGTGGTGGGGCAGCCATATGTGGGGCAGCCTAGACAGATTTGCCTGCCTGGATGAGGACGGGGGACTAGGTTTGGGGCAGCTGTGATGGCACAGAGGAGAGATTAGGAAATCCTTGCCTCAACTCGTACCTCAGTGGCTGAGCTGGCCTTAAGTAAAgtaaaggtgtgccgtcaagttggtgctgactcctggcacccacagacccctgtggttgtctttggtagaatacaggaagagttgaccatggcctcctgcctgcttgcatgcagaagccagaaggtcccaagttccttccctggcagcatctccaagatagggctgggagagagactcctgcctgcaaccttggagaagctgctgccagtctgggttgacaatcctgagctagactgaccaagggtctgactcagtttacgGCAGCTGCTTCTGTTCCATTTGGCACTGCCGCTGCCCACCCCCCCCAGCccaggagcaagagagaaagtCGCCTGTGCAAGACGCGCGATACCTTGGCTAAAGGCAGCACTATGAAGGCGCCCCCTCCGCCTGACTCCACGATGATGGCCACGAACTTGGGGTTGACGGCGCAGAAGGAGCTGTCCCACGTCACCTTGGAGACCCGGATGTCTTCGTACATTTGGTCGGCTTTGGCCGGCTGCCCAAAGACATGCCGGAATTTGCTTTGCCGTACCACCCGGCGGCTCATGGCTGAGGAATGATTTGCGGGGAACCGCGAGCGAGCGAGAGGTCAGCAGGAGGCACGGGACACGCAGCAGCCCCCGTCCAGAACGCCGAGAAACTCTACCCTGCAATTGAAAACATATTTATCGCTGCAGTTTCTAATTCTGCAAATTATGCAAGTTATGCAAATGGAAAGCTGAAACATTATGCAAATTGAACGAATTAGCATCACCTAATTAGCATCAGTCCTGCTTCTGCCTGCTGTGGGTGCAGGCAGGAAGTGCCAAACTCTCCGTTCTCTGCCTGCAAACCAACCTAGACtgtgtaagctccttggggcagggaacagGGTTTGGGATTTTTGAGCACACCTTTGCATCGTGATGATAATTCACCAGTTCGGATTATGCCGCATGATTAGAGAGGGGATGCACCATGGGTACGGAAGATGTCCTGTCGCCCTTCCAAGGTATGCTTTTATCATCATTTGAGGGTGGGCTGTCCATGTGAACAGCTCTGCGGCCTTTTGGATGGGCAGCCCACCCCCACGCAATAAAGGGACAAAACAGGAGGGTGTCCTCTCAGCACAACCCCCTTCTAATCGCATGGGCTGGTAAGGTATCGTCCGAACCAGCCTGATGATCAGAAGAAGAAAGGCAGAAGCCGTTTGAAGCATCGGAGCCTCCAAGGCAGAGTTCGATACGAGCCCCTCCAAACCACagggcttccccccccacccccccaaaaagttGTAAGGGTTGCTTCACACATCTGGGTGCTATGAGGGGCAAAGGATGATTGCTGTTTGCGTGCATGAGACACACAGGTCACACCCACTTGTCCTCTGCACGGCCATTCCACACACTTTTGCTAGCAAATACCCACACAACACGCAAGTATATGGGAAGCTGGCTTCTGCcgcatcagacccttggtccatctagctcaggactgtctccactgactggcagcagcagctctccaggatttcaggcaggagtctttcccaggcctacttagagatgctgccagggattgaacctcaagccatctgcatgcaaacatacaaatgctctaccactgagctatgaacggaaaagaaaggttgtgctgtttagtcaatgttgactcctggcgcccacagagccctgtggttgtctttgatagaatgcaggaggggttgaccatggcctcctcccgtgcagtctgagatgatgcctttcaacatcttcctctatcactgctgcccgatatcggtgtttcccataatctgtttttcccatggtctgggaaatagaccagcggggattcgaaccaacagcctcctgctctctaggcaggtcacttccccgctgtgctatgACCCTATCCCTAGAGTTAGTAAGAagcgagccagtgtggtgtagtggttagagtgctggactaggaccagggagacccgaattcaaatccccattcagccatgagacttgctgggtgactctgggccagtcacttctctctcagcttaacctacttcacagggttgttgtgagaagaaactcaagtatgtacaccgctctggactccttggaggaagagcgggataaaaatgtaaaattaaataagATAAAGAATCCCAAAAGTAACCTTAGGAAGAATCATAGGATACCtaagaagcttccttataccaagccagattATTGGTTCATCTATAGCTCAGCATAGTCTGAGCTATACTCACCCTATTCCTGACAGTAACTTCACCCCAGTAAACCCTACAACAGTCCCGAAAGGTAAGCATCATTTACTTCCATGTCACAGATGAGGCAGTGCTGAGGCTGAAAGAGAGAGCGGCTTCTCTTGTCGGTTCCTGGTGAGCCTCTGGCTGCTGAGACGGGGACCCAGCTCACATCCCCAGCTGCCACGCGTATGGCACACGTCCACGCCAGCAGTCACACTTCATCCCAAACAGGGGTCCGCTCATTCCACAAAGGACTGGATTGGGCCCCACAGGCCCCTCCTGTGTCCTCAGAGACACAAGCTCACAAACAAGAGTGAGATCGAGAAGCTTACAATATTGGGTGCACAAGGGAAGACTGCTCCTATGCAGGGAGGCTCCATTCACATTGCACCCAGCAAACTCCCAAGGCCTTCTCTactcctcttttaaagccatcggaGCTAGGGCCCATCCCCATGCCTTGTGGCCGAGGATGCCGGAAATCAGTGAAGCTCAGTGTGGCGAAGAACTTCATTTGACTGCCCTGAAATCAAATTAACTGGGTGAcacaaacacccacccaccccgcaattCTCTCTGCCATCCAGCCCTTCATGCAGGTTCCAGTTTGGGGACACGAGCCTTCCCTCAAGACGTTCCTCATCTTGGCTTGCGtgcaccccccacaaaaaaagctTCCTCACAAAGCAACA encodes the following:
- the CORO6 gene encoding coronin-6 isoform X2; the protein is MSRRVVRQSKFRHVFGQPAKADQMYEDIRVSKVTWDSSFCAVNPKFVAIIVESGGGGAFIVLPLAKTGRVDKNFPLVTGHTAPVLDIDWCPHNDNVLASASEDTTVMVWQIPDYVPMRNLTEPVVTLEGHSKRVGILTWHPTARNILLSAGGDNMIILWNVGTGEALLTLDDLHTDLIYNVCWNHNGSLFVTTCKDKHLRIIDPRQRLVVAERFAPHEGMRPMRAVFTREGLIFTTGFTRMSQRELGLWDPKNFEEPIALQEMDTSNGVLLPFYDPDSSIVYLCGKGDSSIRYFEITDEAPYVHYLSTYSSKEPQRGMGYMPKRGLDVSKCEIARFYKLHERKCEPIIMTVPRKSDLFQDDLYPDTPGPEPALEADEWLSGKDAEPILVSLRDGYVPVKNRELKVTKKNILDSKPPTGPRRSQSTCDSNFSPSALEELLEEIRSLRQTVQAHEQRISDLENTLCEFANGTD
- the CORO6 gene encoding coronin-6 isoform X1; the protein is MSRRVVRQSKFRHVFGQPAKADQMYEDIRVSKVTWDSSFCAVNPKFVAIIVESGGGGAFIVLPLAKTGRVDKNFPLVTGHTAPVLDIDWCPHNDNVLASASEDTTVMVWQIPDYVPMRNLTEPVVTLEGHSKRVGILTWHPTARNILLSAGGDNMIILWNVGTGEALLTLDDLHTDLIYNVCWNHNGSLFVTTCKDKHLRIIDPRQRLVVAEKVKPHEGARPVRAIFMADGKVFTTGFSKMSERQLALWDLKNFEEPIALQEMDTSNGVLLPFYDPDSSIVYLCGKGDSSIRYFEITDEAPYVHYLSTYSSKEPQRGMGYMPKRGLDVSKCEIARFYKLHERKCEPIIMTVPRKSDLFQDDLYPDTPGPEPALEADEWLSGKDAEPILVSLRDGYVPVKNRELKVTKKNILDSKPPTGPRRSQSTCDSNFSPSALEELLEEIRSLRQTVQAHEQRISDLENTLCEFANGTD